The following proteins are co-located in the Solenopsis invicta isolate M01_SB chromosome 7, UNIL_Sinv_3.0, whole genome shotgun sequence genome:
- the LOC105193509 gene encoding histone H4, with the protein MTGRGKGGKGLGKGGAKRHRKVLRDNIQGITKPAIRRLARRGGVKRISGLIYEETRGVLKVFLENVIRDAVTYTEHAKRKTVTAMDVVYALKRQGRTLYGFGG; encoded by the coding sequence ATGACTGGTCGCGGTAAGGGAGGAAAGGGATTGGGAAAAGGAGGAGCGAAGCGTCACAGGAAAGTTCTTCGCGATAACATCCAGGGTATTACCAAACCGGCTATCCGTCGTTTGGCTCGACGTGGTGGTGTCAAGCGTATCTCCGGCTTGATCTACGAAGAGACTCGTGGCGTACTGAAGGTCTTCCTTGAGAACGTTATTCGCGATGCTGTCACCTACACCGAACACGCGAAAAGGAAGACTGTAACTGCCATGGACGTCGTATACGCCCTGAAACGCCAAGGTAGAACTCTGTACGGCTTCGGCGGTTAA